A genome region from Micromonospora peucetia includes the following:
- a CDS encoding bifunctional metallophosphatase/5'-nucleotidase, with amino-acid sequence MTSPSGPSRRTMLAAAAVAASVPLIAATPAQAAGAARTRTWDLTVLGTSDTHGNVYNWDYYSDAEYDDSRHNDVGVAKLAALVKQIRAERRGRATLVLDAGDTIQGTPLATFYAKQEPITVTGETHPMANAMNVLGYDAVTLGNHEFNYGLPLLAKWISQLGFPALAANAVNVATGKPAFLPYVIKKVSVGFAAPPLRVGILGLTNPGSAIWDKANVEGRLRFDDMIATAARYVPIMRARGADIVLISAHGGDSGTSSYGPELPIENPTALIAQQVPGIDAILFGHAHAEVAEKFVTNERTGEQVLLTEPSKWGQRLSRMDFTLARERGRWKITKKSAALLNTNTVVEDPKVLAAVRAQHRKTVAYVNQVVARSTVELSAAESRYKDTPILDFINHVQTEVVGQALAGTPYADLPVLSIAAPFSRTAVFPAGDVKIRDVAGLYVFDNTLEAVVLSGAEVRAYLEYSAKYFRTLAPGAPVDPAAISDPAVPDYNYDVISGLDYDIDISKPVGQRVTRLVLSGTDTPVPDNAQFVVAVNNYRRSGGGNFPGIVKTQVYNEQQEIRQLLIDWAQARGTIDPADFYQPNWRLVREGVPVF; translated from the coding sequence ATGACCTCTCCCTCCGGCCCGTCGCGTCGGACGATGCTCGCCGCCGCAGCCGTGGCGGCGAGCGTCCCGCTGATCGCCGCCACCCCCGCCCAGGCGGCCGGCGCGGCCCGGACGCGGACCTGGGACCTCACGGTCCTCGGCACCTCGGACACCCACGGCAACGTCTACAACTGGGACTACTACTCCGACGCCGAGTACGACGACAGCAGGCACAACGACGTCGGAGTCGCCAAGCTGGCCGCCCTCGTCAAGCAGATCCGCGCCGAGCGGCGAGGCCGGGCGACGCTGGTGCTGGACGCCGGCGACACCATCCAGGGCACCCCACTGGCGACTTTCTACGCCAAGCAGGAGCCGATCACCGTCACCGGTGAGACGCACCCGATGGCCAACGCGATGAACGTGCTCGGCTACGACGCCGTGACGCTGGGCAACCACGAGTTCAACTACGGCCTGCCGCTGCTGGCCAAGTGGATCTCGCAGCTGGGCTTCCCGGCGCTGGCCGCCAACGCCGTCAACGTCGCCACCGGCAAGCCGGCCTTCCTGCCGTACGTCATCAAGAAGGTCTCCGTCGGCTTCGCCGCGCCTCCCCTGCGCGTCGGCATCCTCGGCCTGACCAACCCGGGCAGCGCGATCTGGGACAAGGCCAACGTCGAGGGCCGGCTACGGTTCGACGACATGATCGCCACCGCCGCGCGGTACGTGCCGATCATGCGGGCGCGCGGCGCCGACATCGTGCTGATCTCCGCGCACGGCGGCGACAGCGGCACCTCCAGCTACGGGCCGGAGCTGCCGATCGAGAACCCGACGGCGCTGATCGCCCAGCAGGTCCCCGGCATCGACGCGATCCTCTTCGGCCACGCCCACGCCGAGGTGGCCGAGAAGTTCGTGACCAACGAGCGGACCGGCGAGCAGGTGCTGCTCACCGAGCCGTCGAAGTGGGGCCAGCGGCTGAGCCGGATGGACTTCACCCTGGCCCGCGAAAGGGGCCGTTGGAAGATCACCAAGAAGTCCGCCGCCCTGCTGAACACCAACACCGTGGTCGAGGACCCGAAGGTTCTCGCCGCCGTGCGGGCGCAGCACCGCAAGACCGTCGCGTACGTGAACCAGGTCGTGGCCCGCTCCACCGTGGAACTCTCGGCGGCGGAGAGCCGATACAAGGACACCCCGATCCTGGACTTCATCAACCACGTCCAGACCGAGGTGGTCGGCCAGGCGCTGGCCGGCACGCCGTACGCGGACCTGCCGGTGCTGTCGATCGCGGCACCGTTCAGCCGGACCGCGGTCTTCCCCGCCGGCGACGTGAAGATCCGCGACGTGGCCGGGCTGTACGTCTTCGACAACACCCTCGAGGCGGTCGTACTCAGCGGCGCCGAGGTGCGCGCCTACCTGGAGTACTCGGCGAAGTACTTCCGGACCCTCGCCCCGGGCGCCCCGGTCGACCCGGCGGCGATCAGCGACCCGGCCGTGCCGGACTACAACTACGACGTCATCTCCGGCCTGGACTACGACATCGACATCTCCAAGCCGGTGGGCCAGCGCGTCACCCGCCTGGTGTTGTCCGGCACCGACACGCCGGTGCCGGACAACGCGCAGTTCGTGGTGGCGGTGAACAACTACCGGCGCAGTGGCGGCGGCAACTTCCCCGGCATCGTGAAGACCCAGGTCTACAACGAGCAGCAGGAGATCCGTCAGCTGCTGATCGACTGGGCGCAGGCCAGAGGCACCATCGACCCGGCGGACTTCTACCAGCCGAACTGGAGGCTGGTGCGCGAGGGCGTCCCGGTCTTCTGA
- a CDS encoding nucleotidyl transferase AbiEii/AbiGii toxin family protein has translation MSTAHPHEFYREVARVALSAAGPYRFVLGGGVAWAAHGLVTRPTEDVDLFADVEGAAAAAADGVRAALERAGFEVTDADPDSELAELFDGFDRDLRDFVVGRDGRLIRLSLARLDRHRSPVVMDLGPVMDVRDLMANKTAALVNRREVRDYIDVAAALEHHDVVELLELARQLDPALDEVDVRAAGRYLDRLPDRRFARYGLAPDAVAHLRARLAPWPR, from the coding sequence GTGAGCACCGCCCACCCGCACGAGTTCTATCGCGAGGTGGCCCGGGTGGCCCTGTCCGCCGCCGGGCCGTACCGGTTCGTGCTCGGGGGCGGGGTGGCCTGGGCGGCGCACGGGCTGGTGACCCGCCCGACGGAGGACGTGGACCTGTTCGCCGACGTGGAGGGGGCTGCCGCCGCGGCGGCGGACGGAGTGCGGGCGGCGTTGGAGCGCGCCGGGTTCGAGGTCACCGACGCCGATCCGGACAGCGAGTTGGCCGAGCTGTTCGACGGGTTCGACCGGGACCTGAGGGACTTCGTGGTGGGCCGGGACGGGCGGCTCATCCGGCTCAGCCTGGCCCGCCTCGACCGGCACCGCAGCCCGGTGGTGATGGACCTCGGGCCGGTGATGGACGTGCGCGACCTGATGGCGAACAAGACCGCCGCTCTGGTCAACCGGCGGGAGGTCCGGGACTACATCGACGTCGCGGCGGCCCTGGAACACCACGACGTGGTGGAGCTGCTGGAACTGGCCCGCCAGCTCGACCCGGCCCTGGACGAGGTGGACGTCCGGGCGGCCGGCCGCTACCTGGACCGGCTGCCCGACCGCCGCTTCGCCCGCTACGGCCTGGCCCCCGACGCCGTCGCCCACCTTCGCGCCCGCCTCGCCCCCTGGCCACGCTGA